The Nostoc commune NIES-4072 genome includes a window with the following:
- a CDS encoding restriction endonuclease subunit S, giving the protein MDEAIARTSSLIIKLKQTKAGLLQDLLTRGLDEDGKLRDPQAHPEKFQDSPLGQIPKEWEVATIGEACSLVKDGSHLPPKRVENGPLLLSVQNMINGGFQLTEGDTRISWDFYKTMHKNWQIQIGDVLLAIVGATIGKTAVVRPMPPFTLQRSVAVLRGKIDTLENSFLHLYISSEKFQRLIWRKVNQTAQPGLYLAELASFYIPLPSLKEQKNITAVIESQNTRLRTEEAYLNKLKLQKQGLMQDLLTGKVQVRKIK; this is encoded by the coding sequence GTGGATGAAGCGATCGCACGCACATCTTCCCTTATTATAAAACTTAAACAAACCAAAGCCGGACTACTGCAAGACTTACTCACACGCGGCTTAGATGAAGATGGCAAATTGAGAGATCCACAGGCGCATCCTGAAAAATTCCAAGATTCACCACTGGGGCAAATTCCAAAGGAGTGGGAAGTAGCGACAATTGGCGAAGCCTGCTCGCTTGTCAAGGATGGGTCACACCTCCCACCTAAGCGTGTTGAAAATGGCCCATTACTATTGAGTGTTCAAAACATGATAAATGGCGGTTTTCAACTAACTGAAGGTGATACCAGAATCTCTTGGGATTTTTACAAAACCATGCACAAGAATTGGCAGATTCAGATTGGAGATGTATTACTTGCAATTGTGGGAGCAACTATTGGTAAGACGGCTGTAGTACGGCCAATGCCCCCGTTTACTTTGCAACGTAGTGTGGCAGTGCTTCGAGGAAAGATAGATACTCTTGAAAACTCTTTTTTACATCTCTATATCTCAAGTGAGAAATTCCAGCGGTTAATTTGGCGCAAGGTGAACCAAACAGCACAACCAGGGCTTTATTTAGCAGAATTAGCCTCTTTTTATATCCCTCTTCCCAGCCTTAAAGAACAAAAAAATATTACTGCTGTAATTGAGTCTCAAAATACTCGGTTACGCACAGAAGAAGCTTACCTTAACAAGCTCAAACTTCAAAAACAGGGACTAATGCAAGACTTATTAACCGGAAAAGTGCAAGTTAGGAAAATCAAGTAA
- a CDS encoding DEAD/DEAH box helicase gives MRFLRADQPRLLIADEVGVGKTIEAGLILRELQTRQQLDNILIVCPKALVSKWQVEMRRFDEEFRPLTSETLSYCLGETNLDGVWPPQYSRAIVHLELLRIDKYCKGTKGRRSSPGLMTLKPSPHFSLVIVDEAHHVRNPGTSSHEVVKFLCEISEAVIFLSATPLHLGNRNLYTLLNLLRPDLFIDETVFNEMVQPNQHLNQAIRHIRSCRFQSTWQTLAFQALRDAATTSWGKQVLSQDPRFLDWYHKFQERATLTDADRINCLRDLEEVHLLAHVMNRTRRRDIGKFTIREPHTISVPFTPEQEEFYQALIEFRREMLSLDYEEQVIRLITDTLERQAASCLPALVPTLNKFIQTGKIALSDISDNIEIEDEDTKLIPDLLEKAKNLRKLAIALPPNDPKLEQLLKIIEETLLGKGSGKVLIFSFFLHTLAYLQKHLQAASYRVEVITGKVEDATRERLRERFRLPSDDPDALDILLSSEVGCEGLDYEFCDRLVNYDIPWNPMRIEQRIGRIDRFGQQSEKVLIFNFVTPGTVEEGIFFRCFERLGIFQDTIGDLEEVLGDVVQDLTRLALDPNLSSEQAEQKAQQMADNALRLAAEQNRLEEEGGSLLGLDEGFTSDVDTLVAEDKFVSSDDLRQLIEIFLEQPTLEGQLTVDSRHSEIYRLRLNKNGRGDLLKKVRSLKQLDRSTIAFIRWLESNDPHWQLTFDQQIALEHRDIPFITPIHPLARVAIAYLASIDEPLVTQVAIHDNTVPRGRYFFVCDLWETVAVRPEVRLVGKAWNIDNSCLAPETSAALVRLLSHAVQPAEYVSFPPSLIDSSIQQLDETVHQYRLTELNELRERNNALFNRKLASLDAYYQNRLQRVETELNQAKDERIIRMKESEQSRIQRDYETKRQNLENRREADIISQRLAVGILIIKGKN, from the coding sequence TTGCGTTTTTTGCGTGCTGACCAGCCTCGGTTATTAATTGCCGATGAAGTTGGTGTGGGGAAAACTATTGAAGCTGGTTTAATATTACGGGAACTCCAAACCCGTCAACAGTTAGACAACATTCTGATCGTTTGTCCTAAAGCTCTCGTTTCTAAATGGCAAGTGGAAATGCGCCGTTTCGATGAAGAGTTTCGACCACTGACTTCAGAAACTCTTTCCTACTGTTTGGGAGAAACCAATTTAGATGGAGTTTGGCCTCCACAGTATTCGCGTGCCATAGTCCACCTAGAACTTCTAAGAATTGATAAATATTGCAAGGGAACGAAAGGTCGCCGCTCTAGTCCTGGATTAATGACTCTTAAACCATCGCCCCACTTTAGCTTGGTTATTGTGGACGAGGCACATCATGTTAGGAATCCAGGAACTAGTTCTCATGAGGTAGTGAAATTCCTTTGCGAAATCAGTGAAGCTGTAATTTTTCTCTCCGCGACACCGCTACATCTTGGCAATCGCAACCTCTACACATTACTTAATCTGTTACGTCCAGACCTGTTTATTGATGAGACAGTTTTCAACGAGATGGTGCAACCTAATCAGCATCTCAACCAAGCCATTCGGCATATTCGCAGTTGCAGATTCCAAAGTACTTGGCAAACTTTAGCATTCCAAGCATTACGAGATGCTGCAACAACAAGCTGGGGTAAGCAAGTACTAAGCCAAGATCCTAGATTTTTAGATTGGTATCATAAATTTCAGGAACGTGCAACATTAACTGATGCAGATCGGATCAATTGTTTGCGGGATTTAGAAGAGGTGCATTTACTGGCTCATGTAATGAATCGTACTCGTAGGAGAGATATTGGAAAATTTACGATTCGTGAACCACACACTATTTCTGTACCGTTCACACCAGAACAAGAAGAGTTTTATCAAGCATTGATTGAATTTCGTCGAGAAATGCTCTCTCTAGACTATGAAGAACAGGTGATAAGGCTGATCACTGATACTTTAGAGCGTCAAGCAGCTAGTTGTTTACCAGCTCTTGTACCTACACTCAATAAATTCATTCAAACTGGCAAAATTGCCCTTTCCGATATTAGTGACAACATTGAAATAGAGGATGAGGATACTAAACTTATCCCTGATTTACTAGAAAAAGCTAAGAATCTGCGTAAGTTAGCTATTGCTTTACCTCCAAATGACCCGAAGTTAGAGCAATTATTAAAAATAATTGAGGAAACACTACTAGGTAAAGGTTCTGGCAAAGTACTGATTTTTTCTTTCTTTTTGCATACATTGGCTTATCTGCAAAAACACTTGCAAGCAGCTAGTTACAGAGTAGAGGTAATAACTGGAAAGGTTGAAGATGCAACAAGAGAAAGGTTAAGAGAGCGTTTCCGCTTACCTAGTGATGACCCGGATGCGCTCGATATTCTTTTATCTTCTGAGGTAGGTTGTGAAGGATTAGATTATGAATTTTGCGATCGCCTGGTAAATTACGACATCCCTTGGAATCCAATGCGGATTGAACAACGTATTGGACGGATCGACCGTTTTGGTCAGCAAAGCGAAAAGGTACTGATATTTAATTTTGTTACTCCAGGCACTGTTGAAGAGGGCATCTTCTTCCGTTGCTTTGAACGCTTAGGCATCTTTCAAGACACAATAGGGGATTTGGAGGAAGTATTAGGGGATGTTGTGCAAGACTTAACTCGTTTAGCACTTGACCCCAATCTTAGCTCTGAACAAGCTGAACAGAAAGCACAGCAAATGGCAGACAATGCACTCCGTCTAGCAGCTGAACAAAATCGGCTGGAAGAAGAAGGTGGGTCATTGTTAGGACTTGATGAGGGATTTACTTCAGATGTTGACACCCTAGTTGCTGAAGACAAATTTGTTTCCTCTGATGATCTACGTCAGCTGATTGAAATATTTTTGGAACAACCGACATTAGAAGGGCAATTGACTGTTGATAGTCGTCATTCAGAAATCTATCGACTACGCCTGAATAAAAATGGACGCGGGGATCTGCTTAAAAAAGTACGTTCTCTCAAACAATTAGACCGTTCCACAATTGCTTTTATACGTTGGCTGGAAAGTAATGATCCGCATTGGCAACTCACGTTTGACCAGCAAATAGCTCTCGAACATAGAGACATTCCATTTATTACGCCTATTCATCCTTTAGCGCGGGTAGCGATCGCTTATTTAGCAAGCATAGATGAGCCGCTTGTTACGCAGGTTGCAATTCATGATAATACAGTGCCAAGAGGACGGTACTTTTTTGTTTGCGACCTTTGGGAAACAGTTGCTGTGCGTCCAGAAGTGCGGCTAGTGGGAAAAGCTTGGAATATTGATAATTCATGTCTTGCACCTGAAACGTCAGCAGCGTTGGTGCGCTTGTTGAGCCACGCTGTACAGCCAGCAGAGTATGTCAGCTTCCCGCCATCTTTAATCGATTCCAGCATTCAACAACTAGATGAGACTGTACACCAGTACCGTTTAACAGAACTCAATGAATTGCGAGAAAGAAATAATGCGCTATTTAATCGCAAACTGGCTAGTCTTGATGCTTATTATCAAAATCGCCTTCAACGTGTGGAAACTGAACTCAATCAAGCGAAGGATGAGCGGATTATTCGGATGAAAGAGTCAGAGCAATCACGCATTCAACGAGATTATGAAACTAAGCGGCAAAATTTAGAGAATCGTCGTGAAGCAGACATTATAAGTCAGAGGCTTGCTGTGGGAATTTTAATAATAAAAGGTAAAAACTAA
- a CDS encoding macro domain-containing protein: MVNISMFEFKQGNLLEEEAEALVNTVNCVGIMGKGIALQFKQAYPASATMRKPVKLVKSSQDGCLS, translated from the coding sequence TTGGTTAACATAAGTATGTTTGAATTTAAGCAAGGCAACCTATTAGAAGAAGAAGCAGAAGCTCTAGTTAACACTGTTAATTGTGTTGGTATCATGGGCAAAGGGATTGCCTTGCAATTCAAGCAAGCTTATCCTGCTTCCGCCACTATGAGAAAGCCTGTAAAGCTAGTGAAGTCCAGCCAGGACGGATGTTTATCGTAG
- a CDS encoding HigA family addiction module antitoxin — protein MSQKLTPARVTTPGKILSRELEARGWTQKDLAEIMSRPVQTINEIIRGSKQITPETAIELSQALGTSPEFWTNLEAKYRLHLAGKEKNEQDIARKSRLYTIAPISELIKNRWIQATDSIDELEQQVCNYLGISSLNEIPQLAVNFRCSEHREPEETSRIAWIKRVEYRAKQQTVANFDRKQLEAAIPEILACAEQVETIARIPKLLADLGVHFVIVPHLKKTYLDGAAYYLNDKPIIALTLRYDRIDSFWFTLMHELAHIVLGHQGIYLDNLDALEDNDEEKEADKEAANWLIEPQAFKVFISGVKKYFSRQAIEEFAYTHRRYPGIILGRLQHDKLVDHKNLRPLLVKVSPLLENWIDN, from the coding sequence ATGAGCCAAAAGCTAACACCAGCAAGAGTAACAACACCAGGAAAAATTTTAAGTAGAGAATTAGAAGCGCGTGGCTGGACACAGAAAGATTTAGCAGAAATTATGAGTCGTCCAGTTCAAACCATCAACGAAATTATCCGGGGAAGTAAGCAAATTACACCAGAAACAGCTATCGAACTCTCCCAAGCTTTGGGGACTTCTCCTGAGTTCTGGACAAACCTTGAGGCAAAATATCGTCTTCATCTAGCGGGAAAAGAAAAAAATGAGCAAGATATAGCTCGTAAAAGCCGATTGTATACAATAGCCCCCATCTCCGAACTCATCAAAAATAGGTGGATTCAAGCAACAGATTCGATTGATGAATTAGAACAGCAAGTCTGTAATTATCTCGGAATCTCGTCTTTAAATGAAATACCCCAATTAGCAGTTAACTTTCGTTGTTCCGAACATAGAGAACCAGAAGAAACCTCTCGGATAGCTTGGATAAAACGAGTTGAGTATCGAGCCAAACAACAAACAGTTGCTAATTTTGACCGCAAGCAACTAGAAGCTGCTATCCCTGAAATTCTTGCTTGTGCTGAACAAGTAGAAACTATTGCGCGAATTCCTAAATTGCTAGCAGATTTAGGAGTACATTTTGTAATCGTGCCTCATCTAAAAAAAACCTATCTCGATGGTGCAGCTTATTACTTGAACGATAAACCAATTATTGCCTTGACATTGAGATATGACCGGATTGACTCATTTTGGTTTACTCTTATGCATGAGTTAGCACATATTGTTTTAGGACATCAAGGGATTTATTTAGATAACTTAGATGCTTTAGAAGACAATGACGAAGAGAAAGAAGCTGATAAAGAAGCTGCTAACTGGTTGATAGAACCTCAAGCCTTTAAGGTTTTTATTTCTGGGGTTAAAAAATACTTCTCTCGTCAAGCAATTGAAGAATTTGCTTACACTCATCGCAGATATCCAGGGATAATTCTTGGTCGTTTACAGCATGACAAATTAGTTGACCACAAAAACTTGAGACCGTTACTCGTGAAAGTAAGCCCTCTGTTGGAAAATTGGATTGATAACTAG
- a CDS encoding type II toxin-antitoxin system RelE/ParE family toxin has product MRFYFKKKKLEALYTEEKDAHKYPGVVDDFFEVMSIIDAAVDERELYALKGLRFEKLKGKRGKQGQRSLRLNDQWRLIVAVDEDEQGHYLTIIDIEDYH; this is encoded by the coding sequence TTGCGTTTTTATTTCAAAAAGAAGAAACTCGAAGCACTTTACACAGAAGAAAAAGATGCTCATAAATATCCAGGTGTGGTTGATGACTTTTTTGAAGTCATGTCGATTATTGATGCTGCTGTCGATGAGCGAGAATTATATGCTCTAAAAGGGTTGAGATTTGAGAAACTCAAAGGTAAACGAGGAAAACAAGGACAACGTTCCTTACGTTTAAATGACCAGTGGCGTCTAATCGTGGCAGTGGATGAGGATGAACAGGGACATTACCTCACAATAATCGATATCGAAGATTACCACTAA
- a CDS encoding macro domain-containing protein, with translation MFIVATGSLLKPRCIINFPTKRHWRNNSKIEDIKRGLVALVQQVQRLDITSIAIPALGCGNGGLNWADVKPLIESAFAQLPDVQVIIFEPLSQTSTSIVSRRSLWYMNGAKESAT, from the coding sequence ATGTTTATCGTAGCAACAGGTAGCTTATTAAAGCCCAGATGTATTATCAACTTCCCTACAAAGCGCCATTGGAGAAATAATTCAAAAATAGAAGATATTAAAAGGGGACTGGTGGCTTTGGTGCAACAAGTACAGCGATTAGATATTACATCAATTGCAATACCAGCTTTAGGATGCGGTAATGGTGGCTTGAATTGGGCTGATGTTAAGCCACTGATAGAATCAGCCTTTGCCCAACTACCAGATGTGCAGGTAATTATTTTTGAGCCGTTATCCCAAACTAGCACAAGTATAGTGAGCAGGCGATCGCTCTGGTACATGAATGGAGCGAAAGAAAGTGCAACCTAA